A genomic window from Candidatus Limnocylindria bacterium includes:
- a CDS encoding NAD(P) transhydrogenase subunit alpha, with translation MSNEVLLGAYVFMLAIWVGNEVISKVPSTLHTPLMSGANAIHGIIIVGALLVATALPGPLGTLLGFLAVVLGTINVVGGFVVTDRMLQMFKARPRPAKPAEKK, from the coding sequence GTGAGCAACGAGGTCCTTCTCGGCGCGTATGTCTTCATGCTCGCGATCTGGGTCGGCAACGAGGTCATCTCCAAGGTCCCGAGCACGCTGCACACGCCGCTCATGTCGGGCGCGAACGCGATCCACGGGATCATCATCGTCGGCGCCCTGCTCGTCGCGACCGCGCTGCCGGGGCCGCTCGGCACGCTGCTCGGCTTCCTCGCGGTCGTGCTCGGCACGATCAACGTCGTCGGCGGTTTCGTCGTCACCGACCGGATGCTGCAGATGTTCAAGGCGCGCCCGCGACCGGCGAAGCCCGCGGAGAAGAAGTAG
- a CDS encoding Re/Si-specific NAD(P)(+) transhydrogenase subunit alpha, whose amino-acid sequence MKIGVPKETMPGETRVGLVPETVGRLAKAGNTVVVERGAGVASAFPDDAYEKAGAQLVDNAFDAELVAKVQRPTDAEVGKLREGTVLIAFLQPLVNIALARTLAERKMTALSMDAIPRITRAQPMDALSSQATVAGYKAVLLAAAALPKFFPMLTTAAGTIAPAKALIIGAGVAGLQAIATARRLGAVVEAFDTRPVVKEQVQSLGAKFLEIDLGESGAGAGGYAKELSEEAHRKEVELLAKAARENDIIITTAAIPGRKAPVLITKEMIPTMKPGSVIVDLAAETGGNVELTEPGKTVVSSGVTIIGLLNIPATMPFHASQMYSRNVASLLALMIKKDGTFDLNLGDEVVKGTVITHGGEVVHEGVKKAMQPAAAGARA is encoded by the coding sequence ATGAAGATCGGCGTCCCGAAGGAGACCATGCCCGGCGAGACGCGTGTCGGGCTCGTCCCCGAGACGGTCGGGCGGCTCGCGAAGGCGGGGAACACGGTCGTCGTCGAGCGCGGCGCGGGCGTTGCGTCCGCGTTCCCGGATGACGCCTACGAGAAGGCCGGCGCGCAGCTCGTCGACAACGCATTTGACGCCGAGCTCGTCGCGAAGGTGCAGCGCCCGACCGACGCGGAGGTGGGCAAACTCCGCGAGGGGACGGTCCTGATCGCCTTCCTGCAGCCCCTGGTCAACATCGCTCTCGCGAGAACGCTGGCCGAGCGCAAGATGACCGCGCTGAGCATGGACGCGATCCCGCGCATCACCCGCGCGCAACCGATGGACGCGCTCTCGTCACAGGCGACCGTCGCGGGCTACAAGGCGGTCCTTCTCGCCGCGGCGGCGCTCCCGAAGTTCTTCCCGATGCTCACGACGGCGGCCGGCACGATCGCGCCTGCGAAGGCGCTGATCATCGGCGCCGGCGTGGCCGGGCTTCAGGCCATCGCGACGGCGCGCCGCCTCGGCGCTGTCGTCGAGGCGTTCGACACCCGGCCCGTCGTGAAGGAGCAGGTGCAGAGCCTCGGTGCGAAGTTCCTCGAGATCGACCTCGGCGAGAGCGGGGCCGGCGCCGGCGGCTACGCGAAAGAGCTCTCCGAGGAGGCGCACCGCAAAGAGGTCGAGCTCCTCGCCAAGGCCGCGCGCGAGAACGACATCATCATCACGACCGCCGCGATCCCCGGTCGCAAGGCACCGGTGCTCATCACCAAGGAGATGATCCCGACGATGAAGCCGGGCTCTGTAATCGTGGACCTCGCGGCCGAGACCGGCGGCAACGTCGAGCTCACCGAACCCGGCAAGACCGTCGTCTCGAGCGGCGTGACGATCATCGGCCTGCTCAACATCCCGGCAACGATGCCGTTCCACGCGAGCCAGATGTACTCGCGCAACGTCGCGAGCCTGCTCGCGCTGATGATCAAGAAGGACGGAACGTTCGACCTCAACCTGGGCGACGAGGTCGTGAAGGGCACGGTCATCACACACGGTGGTGAGGTCGTCCACGAGGGTGTGAAGAAGGCGATGCAGCCGGCGGCCGCGGGAGCGCGCGCGTGA
- a CDS encoding cyclic nucleotide-binding domain-containing protein has product MEGIWAVLRERLDYASFVPRLVPDIERAELRRRDGSTYYVLKNPRGERGAGLYVRLEPEDLRLVDLMDGQRSVQDILVVHLEQQGTFALDRLARVTAVLGANGFFGEERAPVYEKLAARRAMRDPLTRASMLLRKLIMWDIARWNNADRAVDAIYRFGGRLAFTRIGGTLLVLLALAGIVVWIRELGTGRHGLATVNGNYTLGILALTLLQVVSISVHEAGHALAIRHYGRRVRRLGLMIYYLFPCAYVDATDMAMSSRGQRIVVSLAGPIGGATVGAICAFIAAFEGGIVGSVAFQGASLFTFQLVLNLLPILELDGYNVLVDLLDAPFLRQRSMAFARTAIVRKLRRRERWSPGEVGLGLFGAIAIVTSVLILVFSLTLWQSRVATAAKELIAYGPVGVLGLALLVVVFVGPLLVALVARLVGAVRTFARLRGARARQARLGTVQERAAVLARVRFFATLSRPALLAIASHLEEQPVEVGATVVVADEVGDRFYLVRSGRLQAIGRDGEVLGTILAGEGFGEMALLDRKPRGATVRALEPCELWSLDRGHFERWVRDRYEVAARIRASAEERAALASLPFFRGLDALELDRIAARLVTRRVPAGQTVFSEGDPGDRYYVVRDGQAEVSIAGDVVRSLGRGDSFGELALLYGHPRTATVTARTDLVLAGLGREDFLRLVRGSREKIGEFRARTAHYVGAGLGSAARGA; this is encoded by the coding sequence ATGGAAGGTATCTGGGCGGTGCTGCGGGAGCGGCTCGACTACGCGTCGTTCGTGCCGCGGCTCGTCCCCGACATCGAGCGCGCTGAGCTCCGCCGGCGCGACGGCAGCACGTACTACGTGCTGAAGAACCCACGTGGCGAACGCGGCGCGGGTCTGTACGTGCGGCTCGAGCCGGAGGATCTACGCCTCGTCGATCTCATGGACGGCCAGCGGTCGGTTCAGGACATCCTGGTCGTGCATCTCGAGCAGCAAGGCACCTTCGCCCTCGACCGCCTGGCTCGAGTGACCGCGGTGCTCGGCGCGAACGGATTCTTCGGCGAAGAGCGCGCGCCCGTCTACGAGAAGCTGGCTGCGCGACGGGCGATGCGCGATCCGCTGACGCGCGCGTCGATGCTCCTGCGCAAATTGATCATGTGGGACATCGCGCGGTGGAATAACGCGGACCGCGCGGTGGATGCGATCTACCGGTTCGGCGGACGCCTCGCGTTCACGCGGATCGGCGGGACGTTGCTGGTGCTTCTCGCGCTGGCGGGGATCGTCGTCTGGATCCGAGAGCTGGGCACCGGACGTCACGGGCTCGCGACGGTGAATGGCAACTACACGCTGGGGATCCTCGCCTTGACTCTCCTGCAGGTCGTCTCGATCTCCGTCCACGAGGCCGGACACGCGCTGGCGATCCGACATTACGGCCGTCGGGTCCGCCGCCTTGGTCTGATGATCTACTACCTCTTCCCGTGCGCGTACGTCGACGCGACCGACATGGCGATGTCTTCGCGCGGACAGCGGATCGTCGTCTCCCTCGCGGGTCCCATCGGCGGCGCGACCGTCGGTGCGATCTGCGCGTTCATCGCGGCGTTCGAGGGCGGCATCGTCGGAAGCGTCGCGTTCCAGGGGGCCAGCCTCTTCACTTTTCAACTGGTGCTCAACCTCCTCCCGATCCTCGAGCTCGATGGATACAACGTGCTCGTGGATCTGCTGGACGCTCCATTCCTCCGTCAACGCTCGATGGCGTTCGCGCGGACGGCGATCGTTCGGAAGCTGCGACGTCGCGAGCGCTGGTCACCCGGGGAGGTCGGTCTCGGTCTATTCGGGGCCATAGCGATCGTCACGTCTGTCCTCATCCTCGTCTTCTCGCTCACCCTGTGGCAGTCGCGGGTCGCCACCGCGGCGAAGGAGCTGATCGCCTACGGACCGGTCGGCGTGCTCGGCCTCGCCCTGCTCGTCGTTGTCTTCGTCGGCCCTCTGCTGGTGGCCCTCGTGGCGCGGCTGGTCGGCGCGGTCCGTACCTTCGCGCGCCTACGCGGCGCGCGCGCGCGTCAGGCGCGGCTCGGGACCGTCCAGGAACGTGCTGCGGTGCTGGCGCGCGTGCGCTTCTTCGCCACCCTCTCCCGGCCAGCGCTCCTCGCCATCGCCTCTCACCTTGAGGAGCAGCCGGTGGAGGTCGGCGCGACCGTCGTGGTGGCCGACGAGGTGGGCGACCGGTTCTACCTCGTCCGCTCCGGACGGCTTCAGGCCATCGGACGCGACGGAGAGGTCCTGGGCACGATCCTCGCCGGGGAGGGCTTCGGCGAGATGGCGCTGCTGGATCGCAAGCCGCGCGGCGCGACGGTCCGCGCGCTGGAGCCGTGCGAGCTCTGGTCCCTGGACCGCGGGCACTTCGAACGCTGGGTGCGCGACCGTTACGAGGTCGCCGCCCGCATCCGCGCGTCAGCCGAGGAGCGCGCCGCGCTGGCCTCGCTGCCGTTCTTCCGAGGCCTCGACGCACTGGAGCTCGACCGGATCGCGGCGCGGCTCGTCACCCGCCGGGTGCCGGCCGGCCAGACCGTCTTCTCGGAGGGAGATCCAGGGGACCGTTACTACGTCGTCCGCGACGGCCAGGCGGAGGTGTCGATCGCCGGCGACGTCGTCCGGAGCCTGGGCCGGGGGGATTCGTTCGGGGAGCTGGCCCTTCTCTACGGGCATCCGCGGACCGCCACGGTGACCGCCCGGACGGATCTGGTGCTGGCCGGGCTCGGCCGGGAGGACTTCCTACGCCTCGTCCGGGGCTCCCGGGAAAAAATAGGCGAATTCCGCGCGCGAACGGCGCATTATGTCGGCGCCGGGCTGGGCTCGGCGGCGCGAGGAGCGTGA
- a CDS encoding Os1348 family NHLP clan protein, with protein sequence MSKDALAKVVQRAISDAAFRRQLNSDPTGALRGFDLSTDELSALRTGDAGRLSTLGIDQRMSKAFAIGGGLASTRMSQSDLTPGGGPSMVDDASGASAKTVIPADPTRPGGSADLDGGISGTSTVRAGDDYKFAGRVAPEGGSSVRTGDDWKFTDRVAADTGNTVRTGDDWKFADRASQGAVAPVEGSPEATALENKASGGMANYPAHDGLAGPSGASSVRAGDDWARNSAGIADSGRIGSARLDDASGAADKASVIHDDPNGFLAANADAGGSVVRANVIHDDPNGFLAANADATGGADMPTTAFIDESESYLTKVGYDATADSASGGATAIHDDPDGFLAANQDASGADSATPTTDAEGGPHITP encoded by the coding sequence ATGTCGAAGGATGCACTCGCAAAAGTCGTCCAGCGCGCAATCAGCGACGCCGCCTTCCGGCGCCAGCTGAACTCGGACCCCACCGGCGCGCTTCGCGGTTTCGATCTCAGCACCGATGAGCTGTCTGCGCTCCGCACCGGCGATGCGGGCCGTCTCTCCACCTTGGGCATCGACCAGCGCATGAGCAAGGCGTTCGCGATCGGAGGCGGGCTCGCTTCCACGCGCATGTCCCAGAGTGATCTGACGCCGGGCGGTGGTCCCTCGATGGTCGACGACGCCTCGGGCGCGTCTGCCAAGACGGTCATCCCCGCAGACCCGACACGGCCTGGTGGCTCCGCCGATCTCGATGGTGGGATCAGCGGTACGAGCACGGTTCGCGCGGGCGACGACTACAAGTTCGCCGGCCGAGTGGCCCCGGAAGGTGGCAGCTCAGTCCGGACCGGCGACGACTGGAAGTTCACCGACCGCGTGGCCGCGGACACTGGCAACACAGTCCGGACCGGCGACGACTGGAAGTTCGCGGACCGCGCTTCACAGGGCGCCGTCGCACCGGTAGAGGGTTCGCCTGAGGCCACCGCGCTTGAGAACAAGGCCAGCGGTGGTATGGCGAACTACCCAGCGCACGACGGACTCGCTGGCCCATCAGGTGCTAGCTCGGTCCGCGCCGGCGACGACTGGGCTCGCAACAGCGCAGGGATCGCGGACTCCGGTCGCATCGGCTCTGCGCGTCTCGACGACGCCAGCGGCGCGGCCGACAAAGCGAGCGTGATCCACGACGACCCCAACGGTTTCCTCGCAGCGAACGCCGACGCGGGCGGCTCGGTCGTCAGGGCGAACGTGATCCACGACGACCCGAATGGCTTCCTCGCGGCGAACGCCGACGCGACAGGCGGAGCGGACATGCCGACGACTGCGTTCATCGACGAATCAGAGAGCTATCTGACCAAGGTCGGCTACGACGCGACCGCGGATTCGGCCAGCGGTGGCGCGACCGCGATCCACGACGATCCCGATGGCTTCCTCGCCGCGAACCAGGACGCGAGTGGCGCTGACAGCGCAACCCCGACCACGGACGCCGAGGGCGGACCGCACATCACTCCATAG
- a CDS encoding Crp/Fnr family transcriptional regulator, producing MDATGIADVLAHSPVFAPLGQRERLELAARMRSKHFQRNEVIFHRDDPAGHVYLIASGTVKVSVPEEGGQEVVIALHRGGDVFGEISLFDEGPRSATVTAITETTTFALANRDFMDVLRGSPDAMRQLLALLATRIRRSTGHIEDLVFLDLPGRVAKLLLDQNELLGAPNVILLTQEDLASFVGATRVAVNRVLVDLERRGGVKLGRGQVEIVDPALLKREIRY from the coding sequence GTGGACGCGACGGGGATCGCGGACGTCCTCGCGCACTCGCCGGTCTTCGCGCCGCTTGGACAGCGCGAGCGTCTCGAGCTCGCGGCGCGGATGCGCTCGAAGCACTTCCAGCGCAACGAGGTCATCTTCCACCGCGACGATCCCGCGGGCCACGTGTATCTCATCGCGTCCGGCACCGTGAAGGTCTCCGTGCCCGAAGAGGGTGGGCAGGAGGTCGTGATCGCGCTGCACCGCGGCGGTGATGTCTTTGGCGAGATCTCGCTCTTCGACGAGGGGCCGCGTTCCGCCACCGTCACCGCGATCACGGAGACGACCACGTTCGCCCTCGCGAATCGCGACTTCATGGACGTGCTGCGCGGCAGTCCCGACGCGATGCGGCAGCTCCTCGCACTGCTCGCGACGCGCATCCGTCGCAGCACCGGCCACATCGAGGATCTCGTGTTCCTGGATCTGCCCGGGCGCGTCGCGAAGCTCCTGCTCGATCAGAACGAGCTGCTCGGCGCGCCGAACGTCATCTTGCTGACCCAGGAGGACCTTGCCTCGTTCGTCGGCGCGACGCGCGTCGCGGTGAACCGCGTGCTCGTGGATCTCGAGCGCCGCGGCGGGGTGAAGCTCGGCCGCGGGCAGGTAGAGATCGTGGATCCGGCGCTGCTGAAAAGAGAGATCCGCTACTAG
- a CDS encoding TIGR03560 family F420-dependent LLM class oxidoreductase has product MKLGFQLWPQNTTWPAMRDAAQLADRIGIDSVWTWDHFYALSGEEERPNFEAWTILAAFAAVTQRVRLGAMVSGITYRHPAVIANISATLDQVSNGRAICGIGAAWNQTEHKAYGIDLGTPGERSRRFAEGAKVIRALLEGERVTYKGRYYTLRNAVLNTRPVQKRLPIMIGGGGEQKTLRTTARYADMWHGFGPPETMARKLEILRQHCADAGRDPSQVEPYGGSWLVVRDTKAEGEAVLSEIAKHHHGMNRPNAFIGNNDEVATHLKRYWDVGIRGYIVGFAYPYDTESMERLANEVRPRLEKLVGVAA; this is encoded by the coding sequence ATGAAACTCGGCTTCCAACTCTGGCCGCAGAACACGACCTGGCCCGCGATGCGAGATGCCGCGCAGCTCGCCGACCGCATCGGCATCGACTCCGTATGGACCTGGGACCACTTCTACGCGCTCTCGGGTGAGGAGGAGCGGCCGAACTTCGAAGCCTGGACGATCCTGGCCGCCTTCGCGGCGGTCACGCAGCGCGTGCGCCTCGGCGCGATGGTGTCGGGTATCACCTACCGCCATCCGGCCGTGATCGCGAACATCTCCGCGACGCTGGATCAGGTCTCGAACGGCCGCGCGATCTGCGGCATCGGCGCCGCATGGAATCAGACCGAGCACAAGGCATACGGGATCGATCTCGGGACGCCGGGCGAGCGCTCGCGCCGCTTCGCCGAGGGGGCGAAGGTCATCCGAGCCCTCCTCGAGGGCGAGCGCGTGACCTACAAGGGTAGGTACTACACGCTCAGGAACGCGGTGCTGAACACGCGACCCGTGCAGAAGCGCCTTCCGATCATGATCGGCGGCGGGGGCGAGCAGAAGACGCTGCGCACCACGGCGCGCTACGCGGACATGTGGCACGGCTTCGGTCCGCCGGAGACGATGGCGCGCAAGCTCGAGATCCTGCGCCAGCACTGCGCCGACGCCGGTCGCGATCCCTCGCAGGTCGAGCCGTATGGCGGCAGCTGGCTCGTGGTCCGCGACACGAAAGCTGAGGGCGAGGCCGTTCTTTCCGAGATCGCGAAGCACCATCACGGCATGAACCGCCCCAACGCGTTCATCGGGAACAACGACGAGGTCGCGACGCACCTCAAGCGTTACTGGGACGTCGGGATCCGCGGCTACATCGTCGGCTTCGCCTATCCCTACGACACGGAGAGCATGGAACGGCTCGCGAACGAGGTCCGACCGCGTCTCGAGAAGCTCGTCGGGGTCGCCGCATAG